One Synechococcus sp. JA-2-3B'a(2-13) genomic window carries:
- a CDS encoding PilN domain-containing protein → MYTPEINFLKERPDVLTTARTGGGPVVAAEAAEGSQNWIPAIGLGVAVAAVAMGAFWYFQDSFSRQRETLRAERARLDSELSTANAELSQLQNANQELQTIRAQTEGFRSFLRSVQPWSAILEELRRKIPGQGVWITNISASGDTVNIQGGALDFPLVNDFLLTLLDSNFVTSAVLNSSSRVDGTDVTEPSVTYGITVTIRTLGDPDPEFTRELEQRGAIGLVEKIRILRRVEAN, encoded by the coding sequence ATGTACACACCGGAGATCAATTTCCTCAAAGAAAGGCCGGATGTCCTCACCACAGCTCGAACAGGTGGGGGACCAGTAGTCGCAGCTGAGGCTGCAGAGGGATCCCAGAATTGGATCCCGGCCATTGGCCTGGGGGTTGCTGTTGCTGCTGTAGCGATGGGAGCTTTTTGGTATTTCCAAGACAGCTTTTCCCGCCAGAGAGAAACCTTGAGGGCGGAGCGGGCTCGCCTTGACAGTGAGCTCAGCACAGCCAATGCTGAGTTGTCCCAGCTGCAGAATGCCAATCAAGAGCTGCAAACCATTCGCGCCCAAACGGAAGGGTTCCGCTCCTTTCTGAGATCCGTCCAGCCTTGGTCGGCCATCTTGGAAGAGCTGCGGCGCAAGATCCCCGGCCAGGGGGTATGGATAACCAACATCAGCGCTTCCGGGGATACTGTCAATATCCAAGGAGGGGCGCTGGACTTTCCCCTGGTGAACGACTTTTTGCTCACCCTGCTGGATTCCAACTTTGTTACCAGCGCCGTCCTGAACAGCAGCTCCCGGGTGGACGGCACAGACGTAACCGAGCCCAGCGTTACCTACGGCATAACCGTAACCATCCGTACCCTGGGGGATCCTGACCCAGAATTTACCCGCGAGCTGGAGCAGCGGGGAGCGATAGGCTTGGTTGAAAAGATCCGCATTTTGCGTCGAGTGGAGGCGAACTGA